One window from the genome of Pseudomonadota bacterium encodes:
- a CDS encoding DUF4445 domain-containing protein has protein sequence MTRKVQFLPDNVTIEVPEGENLLAAAANAGVYIHAYCGGDGVCGKCKIKIEKGEVGVEGPPPNSKGFRLACQTTVRGDLVVSVPEEIKKGGQALQRKPKTTRAISARSMADLVGKWELDPPVEKRFLKLDPPSQDDNSPDLQRLLRAIRKGCYDCAEPTYDHPQLLQELPFILREANWEVTVIVLRGKRAEEPDRIIAVEPGDTSSRLYGLALDIGTTTVCGLLINLTTGQVIAEASSYNDQIRYGEDVISRIIYSQRPGGLATLQEQVVRTINRVVETVCRQAIISPSDISYIMAAGNTVMSQLLLAINPKFLREAPYVPTCSQMPLTRAAALGVYAHPSVRLFLYPSIASYVGGDIVAGVHACQMHKSSENTLFIDIGTNGEIVVGNKDWMACAACSAGPAFEGGGIKHGMRANSGAIENFHIHPETLDPMIITIDRSKPCGICGSGLISIVSELLEAGVIDQQGKFNRTLDHPRIRKGGDGMEYVLAWAGDSLTGEDIVITEVDLDNLIRAKGAMYAGYLTLLESVGMTFTDLDRVVLAGNFGAYIDLERAICIGLLPDVEREKFYYLGNASLTGCQISLIDHKRFRERVEVSKLITNMELSENPQFMGHYMAALFLPHTDMSLFPTVKTKLPGGKG, from the coding sequence ATGACCAGAAAAGTCCAGTTTCTGCCGGACAATGTCACCATTGAAGTTCCCGAGGGCGAAAACCTCCTCGCCGCCGCCGCCAACGCAGGTGTTTATATCCACGCCTATTGCGGCGGGGACGGGGTCTGCGGCAAGTGCAAAATAAAAATCGAAAAAGGGGAGGTCGGCGTCGAAGGCCCGCCGCCGAACAGCAAAGGATTCCGTCTCGCCTGCCAGACCACGGTCAGAGGTGACCTGGTGGTTTCCGTCCCGGAAGAGATCAAAAAGGGCGGCCAGGCCCTGCAGAGAAAGCCCAAGACCACCCGGGCGATCTCGGCCCGCTCCATGGCGGATCTGGTGGGCAAATGGGAGCTTGACCCGCCGGTTGAAAAACGGTTCCTGAAACTTGACCCGCCGTCCCAGGATGACAACTCACCCGATCTGCAACGGCTGCTGAGGGCCATCCGCAAAGGGTGCTACGACTGCGCCGAACCAACCTACGACCATCCGCAGCTCCTCCAGGAACTGCCCTTCATTCTCCGGGAAGCCAACTGGGAAGTGACGGTCATCGTTCTCCGGGGCAAGAGGGCGGAAGAGCCGGACCGGATCATCGCCGTGGAACCGGGCGACACCAGCAGCCGTCTGTACGGGCTCGCCTTAGACATCGGCACCACCACCGTCTGCGGCCTGCTGATCAATCTCACCACCGGCCAGGTCATCGCCGAAGCCTCATCGTACAACGACCAGATCCGCTACGGCGAGGATGTCATCTCCCGGATCATCTACTCGCAAAGGCCGGGCGGTCTGGCAACACTCCAGGAACAGGTGGTGCGGACCATCAACCGGGTGGTGGAAACGGTCTGCCGCCAGGCGATCATCAGCCCGAGCGACATCAGCTACATCATGGCCGCGGGAAACACCGTGATGAGCCAGCTGCTGCTGGCGATCAACCCGAAATTCCTGCGCGAGGCGCCCTATGTGCCGACCTGCAGCCAGATGCCCCTGACCCGGGCCGCCGCCCTCGGGGTTTACGCCCATCCTTCGGTGCGCCTCTTTCTCTATCCTTCCATCGCGAGCTATGTGGGCGGCGATATCGTGGCCGGGGTCCACGCCTGCCAGATGCATAAAAGCAGCGAGAACACCCTGTTCATCGATATCGGCACCAACGGCGAGATCGTGGTCGGCAACAAGGACTGGATGGCCTGCGCGGCCTGCTCGGCAGGCCCGGCCTTTGAAGGCGGCGGGATCAAGCACGGGATGCGGGCGAACTCCGGGGCCATTGAAAATTTTCACATCCACCCGGAAACCCTCGATCCGATGATCATCACCATCGACCGTTCCAAACCCTGCGGGATCTGTGGCTCCGGGCTGATCAGCATCGTCTCCGAACTGCTGGAAGCGGGGGTCATCGACCAGCAGGGTAAATTCAACCGCACCCTCGACCACCCCCGGATCCGCAAGGGAGGCGACGGCATGGAATACGTCCTCGCCTGGGCCGGAGACTCCCTTACCGGAGAAGACATCGTCATTACCGAGGTCGATCTCGACAACCTGATCCGGGCCAAGGGCGCCATGTATGCCGGCTACCTGACCCTCCTCGAATCGGTCGGGATGACCTTCACCGATCTCGACCGGGTGGTCCTGGCCGGAAATTTCGGCGCCTACATCGATCTCGAACGGGCGATCTGCATCGGCCTCTTGCCCGACGTGGAGCGGGAGAAATTCTACTATCTCGGCAACGCCTCACTCACCGGCTGCCAGATCAGCCTGATCGACCATAAACGTTTCCGGGAAAGGGTCGAGGTCAGCAAGCTGATCACCAACATGGAGCTCAGTGAAAACCCCCAGTTCATGGGCCACTACATGGCGGCCCTGTTTCTGCCCCACACCGACATGTCCCTGTTCCCGACGGTGAAAACCAAACTGCCGGGAGGAAAAGGCTAA